The genomic DNA CAATAGAAGAATGGATGGAAAAGCAAGAGATAGAGACGACTGAAAGCTTGGAGATACCAGAACTGTTAATGGATCAGGTAATAGGCCAGGATCATGCCGTAGATGTCGTAAGACAGGCTGCACGACAGAAAAGGCATGTCATGCTTATTGGCGACCCGGGAACTGGAAAATCAATGGTAGCCAGGGCAATGACAGAATTTTTACCCAAAGAAGAGTTAGAGGACATGCTGGTTTATCCGAATGCCGATGACCCAAATACACCTCGCGTCCGCGTCGTACCGGCAACAAAAGGTAAGGAGATAGTCGAATCAATGAAAGCAGAGGCGAGAAGGAGGGAGCAGCAGCAGTCCCAGATGATGACGACCATACTCGCCCTAATAGTGGGAGGGGCCCTTATCGGGGCGATAATAATGGAAGACCTTACAATTGCATTATTTGGAATAATCGCGGCAGCCATGATTTATTTAATAGGAATGAGGGGCGGAATCATCCAGAGGAGAGAGGAGAAAGATGTGCCAAAACTTCTTGTTTCCCATGAGGGGGGAGATGTGCCTCCATTCATTGATGCCACGGCTGCCCATTCCGGCGCCCTATTAGGAGACGTTCGCCATGACCCATTTCAGGCGGGCGGGCTAGAGACACCTGCTCATTTGAGGGTTGAAGCGGGGGCCATACATAAAGCCCATAAAGGCGTACTTTACATTGACGAAATAAACACATTAAGTTTGCCATCGCAGCAGCATTTGCTCACGGCCATACAAGAAAAAAAGTTTCAGATAACGGGGCAATCGGAGCGGAGCTCGGGAGCGATGGTAAAGACGGAAAATGTTCCCTGTGACTTTATTCTGGTGTGCGCGGGAAATCTGGATGCAGTCGAGGGGATGCACCCTGCATTGAGGAGCAGAATAAGGGGATATGGCTACGAAATCTACGTGAAAAGCCGTATGGAGGACAATGACGAGAACAGGAAGAAACTTGTTCGCTTTGTTGCACAGGAAGTGGCTAAGGACAAAAAGATACCGCACTTTAATAAAGGGGCTGTGGCGGAGATTATAAGGGAGGCACAACGAAGGGCAGGTCAGAAAGGAAGGTTATCTTTACGGCTAAGAGAACTCGGAGGACTTGTACGGGTGGCCGGAGACCTTGCGGTTAAGGAAGAAAAGAACATTGTAACGGCAGATCATGTGATAAGGGCAAAGGAAATGGCCCGCTCATTGGAACAGCAGGTAGCGGACAGATATCTTAAAATGAAAAAGGTATATCAATCATTTAAGGTAAGTGGAGCGGAAATTGGAACAGTAAATGGGCTTGCCATAA from Candidatus Thermoplasmatota archaeon includes the following:
- the lonB gene encoding ATP-dependent protease LonB, which translates into the protein MEKQEIETTESLEIPELLMDQVIGQDHAVDVVRQAARQKRHVMLIGDPGTGKSMVARAMTEFLPKEELEDMLVYPNADDPNTPRVRVVPATKGKEIVESMKAEARRREQQQSQMMTTILALIVGGALIGAIIMEDLTIALFGIIAAAMIYLIGMRGGIIQRREEKDVPKLLVSHEGGDVPPFIDATAAHSGALLGDVRHDPFQAGGLETPAHLRVEAGAIHKAHKGVLYIDEINTLSLPSQQHLLTAIQEKKFQITGQSERSSGAMVKTENVPCDFILVCAGNLDAVEGMHPALRSRIRGYGYEIYVKSRMEDNDENRKKLVRFVAQEVAKDKKIPHFNKGAVAEIIREAQRRAGQKGRLSLRLRELGGLVRVAGDLAVKEEKNIVTADHVIRAKEMARSLEQQVADRYLKMKKVYQSFKVSGAEIGTVNGLAIMSADPSMSEFSGLILPIVAEVTPAGSKSEGKIIATGRLGEIANEAVQNVSAILKKYMGEDISKRDIHIQFVGTYEGVEGDSASISVATAVISAMENVPLSQEVGMTGSLSVHGTVLPIGGVTAKIEAAAKAGLKKVLIPKANTQDVLIEDEYKDKIEIIPVETLKDVLENVLVGEGKKKLLKKLEALQPSVTSKVDLESEKAVIKIPVGRRRTKIKKPVAEGGV